From Trypanosoma brucei gambiense DAL972 chromosome 5, complete sequence:
TGATGGTACCACCCACCGGGCCCATGGAAGACTGGGCTCAGCACTTTGCTGCCCATCAACATCACCACCAGCAGCATCAACAAATGATGATGCAGCGGCAACATAACGATGCGCTCATGattcagcagcagcatcgGGATATGGAGGAGGCATTTCGCGCATCCGCCAGAGCTGGGGCACCACAGCAAGCCAACGCTGGACCTCTTATGATGCCTCCAGGTCCAATGATGATGGCAGGGGGAATGGCTCCTATGATGCACGCTGGTGGTTTTATGATGGGCGGGATGCCGCAAATGATGCCATGTGCTCCCATGGGAATGAACATGGGGATGGCGCCAGTAGCAACAATGAGCCCAGCAACGACAAATACAGTAAGTGGTGCTAGAGAGGGTGCCACTGCAGTATCTTCTGCAGCACCGGGTGTGGTGGATTTGGGTGGTGACAGCGCATGGGCGGAGAAATTGCACCAGGCGGAGTGGGGACAGGATTACAAGGATGTTGAGGTGCATACGGTGGAGGGCTCAACGGCACAAACTGTAGAAGAACATGCCAAGACGTCCAAATTTTATGAGTTTATGGATAAGATACGCAAAAAGGAACTTCTTGTTGATGAGGATTCAGGGGAGGTTGTTCAGGGACCGGGCCCAGACCCGGATGTGGAGGCTGACACAGAGTATTTGGCTAGGTTGGCTGCTATGGAGGGCATAAACGTACCGCCCAGTGTCATGGACCACATGCAGGGACAAGACGGCGTTCAGAGGGGGACCGATGAGGATATGGAAGGAATGATGGGTGATGATGTGTACGACCCCAGCGCCGACGTTGAGCAGTGGGCACAGGAATACGCACAAATGCAGGCCATGCAGGAGCGTCTGCAGAACAACACAGACTATCCGTTTGAGGCCAACAACCCATATATGTACCACGAAAACCCCATGGAGGAGGGTCTTTCAATGTTAAAGCTAGCTAACCTTGCGGAGGCTGCGCTCGCTTTTGAAGCGGTGTGCCAAAAGGAGCCTGAACGTGAGGAGGCTTGGCGGTCTCTGGGCTTAACTCAAGCTGAGAATGAGAAGGACGGTCTCGCCATCATCGCACTCAACCATGCACGCATGTTGGACCCGAAGGACATTGCAGTGCACGCCGCGCTCGCGGTGTCCCACACAAATGAACACAATGCCAATGCGGCACTGGCTTCGTTACGGGCATGGCTGTTGTCGCAACCGCAGTATGAACAGCTTGGCTCAGTTAACCTGCAAGCGGACGTCGACATAGATGATTTGAATGTACAGAGCGAAGATTTCTTCTTTGCGGCTCCAAATGAGTACAGAGAGTGCCGTACGCTCCTCCATGCAGCCCTGGAGATGAACCCAAATGACGCTCAGTTACACGCAAGCCTTGGTGTATTGTACAACCTTTCCAATAATTATGACTCTGCGGCTGCTAACCTCCGCCGCGCTGTGGAACTTCGACCCGACGACGCGCAACTGTGGAAC
This genomic window contains:
- a CDS encoding peroxisome targeting signal 1 receptor, putative → MDCGAGFALGQQLAKDALHMQGGVRPGTTGNVEQDALMTGMMVPPTGPMEDWAQHFAAHQHHHQQHQQMMMQRQHNDALMIQQQHRDMEEAFRASARAGAPQQANAGPLMMPPGPMMMAGGMAPMMHAGGFMMGGMPQMMPCAPMGMNMGMAPVATMSPATTNTVSGAREGATAVSSAAPGVVDLGGDSAWAEKLHQAEWGQDYKDVEVHTVEGSTAQTVEEHAKTSKFYEFMDKIRKKELLVDEDSGEVVQGPGPDPDVEADTEYLARLAAMEGINVPPSVMDHMQGQDGVQRGTDEDMEGMMGDDVYDPSADVEQWAQEYAQMQAMQERLQNNTDYPFEANNPYMYHENPMEEGLSMLKLANLAEAALAFEAVCQKEPEREEAWRSLGLTQAENEKDGLAIIALNHARMLDPKDIAVHAALAVSHTNEHNANAALASLRAWLLSQPQYEQLGSVNLQADVDIDDLNVQSEDFFFAAPNEYRECRTLLHAALEMNPNDAQLHASLGVLYNLSNNYDSAAANLRRAVELRPDDAQLWNKLGATLANGNRPQEALDAYNRALDINPGYVRVMYNMAVSYSNMSQYDLAAKQLVRAIYMQVGGTTPTGEASREATRSMWDFFRMLLNVMNRPDLVELTYAQNVEPFAKEFGLQSMLL